A window of Ursus arctos isolate Adak ecotype North America unplaced genomic scaffold, UrsArc2.0 scaffold_16, whole genome shotgun sequence genomic DNA:
AGCTGGGCGCCAGCACCGACAGGAAACAGGCCCCGTGCCCGGGAATCCCCGCAGGGGGATGTGAAGGCTCCTGGGGGCCACCAGCCATCAGGCAAGTGTGGGGGCAGCGGGCACAAGGCAGGTAAGACGTACCGCCGTGCGACAGTGCCAGGCCACGGCTCGGCATCTCCACCCCAACGTGTCCAAACCTGAATTCCTACCGTTCCCCCAAACCTCCCTCAaggcctatccaaccttccattTCCTCGGCTCAAAGCTCTGGAATCTTCCTGGGCTCCTCTCTcacacattctttaaaatgtatccaGAATCCCACAGCTGCTCACCCTGACGTGGGAGCCAGCAGCCATCACAGCCTTGCACGTGGACTGCCACGGAGGCCCTGGGGTCTCCCCCTGGCCTCGGGGCTGCAGGCCTGCCTGGCAGCCGAAGGGATAATCTCAAGACACAAGGGACCCAGCCCTCATCCACTCAGGGCCCACCTCTGTCCCGCATCACTCAGAATAACATCTAAATGCGCCCCTGGGCCCCCAactccccacttcctcccactGCTCGTGCTggtgccccagcccagcccctctccccccacctcctgccaccTGGGCTCCCTGCACACACCCCTCTGCTCCGGGCTCCTCTGCAACCCTAGCCGGgcctggctccccccccccccccggtccccACGGCACCCTGGGCCTGCCGCAAAGCAAGCAAGCATCTGCTGACCAAACTGGCTGCGGGGATGCccggccccctcctcccacccacgtGGGAGGGGTCAGAGCATGAACGCAGACGTCCTCCCCTGACCCTGCAGAGCCCTCATCCCGTCCACACGGAAGACGGGGAAGCAGAGGCTCCACGAGAAAAAGTCACGGCCATGAGGCATTGCACACACGAGTCGTGCAAAGGGCCTACagcctcctccacccgggcccgCGGCCCTGCGGCAGGAAGCCTGGGaaccccttccctgctccccctgcccggAGCACACCCATGCGGGTGCCAGGCAGCCTCTGTCCGTGCTCCGGCCGCCAAGCCTGGACCCGAGGCTCCTGGACGGGGCTCTCCAGGCCTCAGCAGAAGGCCCCTCCTGCCAGGGCAGCGGGCCGGAGCGAGGAGCTCGCCCTCCAGAGGAACCCCAGAGCCGCCCGGGGGCTGGTTTCTGTTACAGCCGCCGGGGACAAACAACAGGTGCGCAGGGGCGGCCCACGGGGAGGGCCACGCGCCGGCCCACGCCTCGCTCCAGTGGGTGCCAAACAGGAAGCTACGGTGTGGGGAGCAGGGCCaccccaggcaccctgaaagtAAAAACAAGCCAGGTGACGCCACAGCGGGCACCAgcttcctcccagcccccacgGCCTCTGGCTCTGACCTCACTTCCCGTCGCGCCCCCCCCAAGAGGCTGaccctcctccctacccccctGCAAGGCTCTGCCACTCACCCCCCCTCCACTCACACCCCCCCCGGGCCTTTATTTACTTTGGATTTTGAAATAATGGTAGAACCCCAAGAAGTTGCAACAACGTACGGGGAGGTCCTGTGTGCCCTCCTCCAGTGTCCCCCAGTGGTGACGGCTACACCACACAGTGCGTTACCACAACCAGGAGCCTGAGGCCAGCTCGCTGCTATTAGCCAGGCTGGAGGCCCTGGTCAGATGTCAGCATTTTTTGGGATGTCCGTCTACAACACTGTATCACCAGCACAGACGGCCCACCCACCATGACAAGCACCACAGAGGACCACTCCCCACAAGGAACTCCCCCCGGCCAGCCGCCTGCTCACTCCAGCCACCACCCTCAGAGTTTTTAATGGTCTGGCTTCCCCGCTGGAAAGTGAGCACCCTCAGGTGGGGAACGGACTGTGTCTTCCTTACGTGAAGTACcctgggcccagggcctggctcccAGCACATCAAAGgcttgatgaatgaatgaaggactCTGAGCCCCTGTGCTCCATGTTTCTGGGGACACGGACATCTTCCTGTCACTCCCCAGTCCCCTCCCACCCTGGTGTCCCAGAGACTGGGCTCAGACCCCTCAGCCTGTGGCCTAGTGATGGCGAGGGCATGgtgagggcggggggggggggttccggggggggggggctggagtcTCTAAAAGTACGGGGCACGCAGCGCCTGAAGAGCCTTCCGTGGCGGTCGTCAGTCCTGGGGTGTCTGGCTCTGATTTGTCCAGGAGCTGCACAGACGGAGGTGTAGGGGACtcgtggaaggaaggagggtgttGGCGCCACCCAGCCCCACGCACTATGAGCTCAGGCAAGTTTCTCCTCACCCAGCTCACCCAGTGCCTCCACGGGCAGCTGGGGCCTCAGGCCTTGTCAGGGCACTGCCCCGAGATGGGTCACGGACAAATCCCAAGTCTTCCTGTGTGGTAGCAGCATCCTGGGCCCCACCACACAGACGGGGAGATGAACCTGGGCAGACCCTGGGATCCCCGCTCCAGCACACGGCGACCCTGCTATCTGGGACCTGGGGCCTGGCCTCtcccctggcacagagcagaacTTGTGGTGAACTGGCATCAAGGCCACAGCAAGGCCCCCTTAAGAACGGGAGCCGGGGCTGTGCCCAGAGAAGCAGCTGGCCCTTCAAAAATAACCCAAGGAGAGGCTCCAAGTACAGCCAGGCCCAGGACAAACCTCAGATCCTGGCAGGCCTCGGGCCCAGGCCTGGACACACAGCCTTTGACACCAAGAGGTCCCTTCCAGGGCAGACCCAAAGCTCTGCCCCGTCATGTGCCCTCTCCAAACGGCTCTGAACTTTCCTGCCTGCCAGCTGCGGACTGTCCCAGCCAGACAGCCAAAAGACGCTCAGCTAGATGGCCTATGGCCTTAGTCATGTCCTCCTATGAATAAATCACTCGTCACCTGCCAAGGAAGGACCCTCCAAACCTCAGGCCTCGGGCCCACATATAGTTACAGGACACAGAGCCCAAGTTAGATCCTGAAAGACCCCATTCCGCTTAAGAAAAAGGAgagcaggggtgcctgcgtggctgagtcgttaagcgtcagccttcggctcagggcgtgatcccagggtcctgggatggagccccacatcaggctccctgctcttctggagcctgcttcttcctctcccactccccctgcctgtgttccctctctcgctggctgtccctctctctgccaaataaataaataaaatcttaaaaaaaaaaaaaaaggagagcagagaaatCCACGCAAAAAGCATAACATGTAAAAAGTTCGCAGGAGAATCTTCGGCGCTGACGTTTACAGCCCAGCAGGCAAGGCTTCTGCTGTGGCCTTGCCCGAAAGCGGGACTGGGGAATCTTTAGAACTGTCTAAGGCATAGGATCAGAGCCAGGAAGGCCGCAGGAAGTTCGGCCAGGCAGGAGAGGGGTTAACTGGTTTCAAAAGCCCGGAGCTGCCCAGCTCCGGCTCCCACCGTGCCCCCGGTGCCCCCGGCCTGCGGCAGGCCTGGCCTCGCTGCCAGCAGCGCACAGCGCACCGCTGAGTCAGGCCAACCGCGCTCCCGCCCGATTGTTCTTGTTCgcaaagacaaaagacaaaagggACGCTGACGGCCCAACTCTCCCAACTGAGGGGCACTGGGGGGGCGGGGACAGACAGCTGACCCCAGGCAATCCTGCCCCGCCTCTCTGGGGCAgcaccccaggggcccctcccgcCACCCTGGAGCCCAGCAAGGCCTGGTGGGAGGCGGCGTGACCCTGAGAGGCTTCGGTCCACCGGCCGCTGGAAATGAAGAGCCGGACGGTCCCTCTGACCTCTTGTCCCTGTTTGGGTCTCCGCCCCTTGGCAACCAGCAAATAGAGCTGGCGGCCTCTTCTTCGGCACGGGTATTCGATGCCGGCTGGAGATTCAGTTACAAAACATTGTCACCTGAAGTCAGGAACGCACGGCAGTAAAATGTGTGTTGACCCCCACTACCCTCACGTGGGTGGCACTTCAAGGGGCCCTGAGGGGAAAGACGGGGGCACCCTTCCCACCCGCCCGCCCCAGAGAGCGGCGGTGCAGACTGTGGGTTCGGAGCCAGCCAGCCTGGTTTCAGATCGCGTCACTCAGGTCACCCTGAACCTctgtttgcctcagtttcctcatctaggaAGTGAGGATAACATCGGTTCCGACCTCAGAGGGCTGTTGCGTGGAGCACCCGGCCCCAGGTGCTGGCACTGTGGGAAGCGTGTATTGTTTCCATCGGGGAAACAAAAGACGACGCACCTGGACGCTCAGGAAGAAGAGGTCACCTGCCAAATGGGCCTGGCTGGAACgtgccagagctgggattcaaacccaggtccgCAGGCTCCCGAGGCTGAGTCCTGACAGCTACTGGAGCCTGAGAGGCAGCTACAGTGGATCAAAAAGGAGCTCGAACTTGGGAGGGGAAGGCATCGCTGCATTTGAAACAGGACAGAGCTGTAGGTGCTCCAGGCTCGTGCCCTGAGCTTTGTGCAGCTGGTCCCCACTCGGGCCCCCAGCCTCGGCCTTCTCGGATGGACCTGGGGAACAGAGCCAAGGCTATGGAAAATGAGGAGCGCCCTCCCCATGTGACCTGAGCCCCAAAGAGGAAGGACCTAGGTGATGGCAAGTGTCCCCAAATACCTTCCAAGATGGCTCCAGACACTGACGAAGCAGATGCCAGCGCGAGAAGGAAACCCAGAACCACCTGCTCCCAGCCGCCCCCGGGCTCCCTCCCTGGAGAACAGACCAAGAGCTGAGCTCCCACACATGCTGATCCACGCCAAGGCCACCATGCAGACACAGATGCTGCCTGTCTGGGCAAGCACCCCCAAATCACCCCCAAATCAGAGGCATGGAGCAACTCCTCGGCCATCTGTTTGACCCGCACGGTCCACCCGAGCCCAGCGCCCACCCCTGCCAGGGAGCCAGGCTGCTCCTGAGCTGTGCCTCTTTCTAGGGCAGACGCAGACACATGCTCACACGGCTTGAAGCACAAAACCCAGAACCCGGGATTTGGTCTCTGACAGCTTCAGAAGTGCTACCATCCTACAAGGGGCCACCTGTCTGATTACAGGCCTCGCCACCCCCATCAACCTGTTCCCGCACTGGGGCGCCCAGCCGACATCAATCACGGGGCTGGGAAGTCACACTGCATGGCAGGCTCCTTTGTGCCCCTGAAGTGTGTGTGTCCTTCCACAAACAGCTGCCAAGACTTatgaaaagttcaaaaaaaaaaaaaaaaaaagaaggcgaGGGGAGGGTGGGACGGGCCGCACCAAAGCACATCAGACAAAAGGCCCACAGGCTGGGCCCACTCGAGCTGGACAGCTGGCCCCGGTCCTATCTCACCTGCCACAGCTCTCCTAAACAACAGACCCTGGGTGGCAGGGACCTGCTGCCACCATCTGTCAGGCACCAGAGTGGGTCACCAGGCCCAAAGAATGTGGGCTGCACTTCCAGAGCGCTCACGTGCCCCCAACAGGCCCATCCGAAGCTCTCTTCCCATAGGACTGGAAGATGCTGTTACCATCCCCATCTCCCAggggaggaaattgaggcacagatgGCCGTGTAAGCCACCAGAGGTCACACAACCAGTAAGGGGgaagccagaatttgaatccaggctgGCAGGCTCCCATGCCCACGTGTTGTGGCCTCTGTCGGGAGTGGACAAGCACTCTCTGCCTTCCCTCGGTTCTCTGGGCTTAccccgccctccccaccctcagaaCGCAATCACGTTTCTGGAAGAGCAGAGAAAGTGATGGTCCTCAGATGTGGAAAGGTAGATGCAAATAGCACAACCAATGCTGTGGGGCCGGCGGTCCTGGGAAAGACTCCCTTGGACCAAGGGGCACCCGTGGCCTGCTCCGTCTGGTCTGCCACCccgcccaccccgcccccagcagcCACATCCACTCACCCATATGTCCGCTGGATCAAGGTGGGGTGCAGCTGCTGCACGCCGATGGCAAAGCCTAAAATGAGACAGCAGTTAGGGGCTCGGCCTCACCCCAGCGAGCAGCAGCACGCAGCCGTACCCACCCAACCACCCCCCCCAACAAAAGAGATAGATAATGGGCTTCCTCTACACTCCCAGGCCGCTGTCCCACCAAGCCGAAAGCTCCCTGCTGAAGCGAGCCAAGGGAACAGGGTGGCAGCAGCCTCTGGGTGTCCGTCCTCCTGATCTCCAGCCCCAGGGACCAACTTCCTCCTGTCCTCCAAGACAGATGACCACTGAGTgatgctccctcctccccctgccccactggtACATGTGCCTAGACCAGGGGGTCCAGCTCCCAAGCTACAGGAGGACGGCCCTGTGACAGCTCTGCAAGCACATGATAGCTGACAGCCActcctggggcagggcagggagggggggccGTTTCCACCCCCACAGATACCAACACTGAATATAGCAATCAAGACGAGCCAGGGAAGGAAAACACGGGCTCTCTCACCGGTCTGGAGGCTCCTCGGCTTGGCGCCCAGATATGCCAGGTTCACGTTGGCCTTGCGGCCGTCGATGTTGGGGTTAGGGTCTTTGCAAGCTCTCTCAGCTGCCGCCCGGTCGGCCATAGTCACCTGGAGGAGCGCGGATGCATTAGGGGCTTCCCTTActgggtgggaggagcagagggctcTGCTCTGGCAAGGGGCCCTCACTTCCCCCTCCACCGGGCTGGTGACCCAGAGCCTCTGGCCCAGTCCCCACTGACCTCCCACCATAGGGCCCTCCCACAGAGGTGCCCCTGGATTCCAGGTCCTCCCTCCAAGTTCATGTGCTGGGAAACCTAGCCTTCAAGGGCAGAAAGGATCCCCAGGGGACACACggcaccttccccccccccaaggaagGCAGGGGCCCCAGCCTGTCCTGCCTGCCAGTGGGGGGTGCAAATTTCCTCatgggaggggttgggggacGCTAGCTAAAAGGGAAGTAGGAGACAATTCTTCATGCCgttttttttacttaaagtgATGTTTATTTGGGGCGGTTAAGCGAGCTCTTGTAAAatactggaggggagggggtgctaAGGGCCTCCAAAGCGCCCCGAGGAGAAgcctctgctcctgcttgctTGTTGCTCCaggaagtcctggcaacagccgACTGTCCCCAAAACCTCTCTGCAAACTCAGAAGTGCTAATTGAACACAGCGGCTCTCCCTTTTAAAccgggagtggggtgggggtgggggcagggagccggGTAGCGGCGGCCGGACCGGCTGTAGCGTGAACCTCCACCCCTGAGCCCAGGAGGGGGCGGCAGGTGCCTGGGCGGCTGGGCGTGCACCCGCCGGCTGACTCAGTGCCCCTGGCGCGATAAGTGCGGGGCGGGGTGCGCGCCCGGCCGCGGAGCCACTTACGAAGCCGTAGCCGCGGGACTTGCCCGTCTGGCGGTCGGTGATGACCACGGCCTCCTCGATGTCCCCGAAGCCCTCGAAGTACTTCCTGAGCGAGGCGTCGGTGGTGTGGTAGGGCAGGCCGCCCACGAAGATCTTGGTGAACGTGGTGTCCTTCTGCGAGCCGTGCATGGCGCCGGGGGCGGCCGGGGGCCGCGGGAAGCCCGCGCTCGGGGCGCACGGCGCGGGCTGCAGCAGCATGGGGGGGGCGCCCCGCCGCCTACAGACCCGGGCCGCGCGGCGCTGCGCTCATGGGCGGCGGCGGGGAGCGAGCAGGGCAGCAGCGGCGCCGGTCCAGCCGCCGGGCCCGTCCACTCACGGGCCGCTCGCGCCGTGCGCGCCTTGCTGCGCTGCGCTGCGCTCCGGCCGGCGCTGCGGGCACTCTGCGCCCCGGCGTCCGCCCCCGGGCTTTGTAagcggccccgcccccagcccgccgcggccccgccccccagcagcGGCCCCGCCCCGCCACGGGCACGCAGGGGCCGCCGGGAAGCGTagtcccggccccgccccgccgcgcccCGTGGGCCGGGGAAgccctggggcggggcggggcttgTACCGTGGAGGGGGCTGGGGCGCGGCAGGCCGGCACCTCGGTCCCGGAGGCCCTCTGCATACCCGCCGGACTCCAGCCCCCTGCCCTCGTGGAGCGCACAGTCTAGTGAATTAGAGGTAAGCGGTGATGAGCATCCCGTTTATCGAGCCAACATTTATCTCAGGGCGAGGTAAGATACAGCAACATGTATTAACAGGTgaaatggtttttgttttatatacagATATGATTCACTCGACGAATCCTTTTCAGGGCCCCTCATGCGACAGGCACTGCCATGGGGCTGCATGGATGCACAGACCATACACTCTAGCCCCACGGAGCCTCTATGAGTAAGGCAGGTCAACGTTACAAACACAGTGTTCAACCAGGAGTGATACAAACCCGGGATCTGCGATCCAGGAGGGTCCAGGGTGGCCCCAGAGGCCCCCAGAGGAGGTGACTAGGCAGGGGGAGTTGTTCTGGCCTCGGCAAATATCCCCAGCTGATATCAGGGATTCCTCCCTCTGTGTGGGTGACCCTGGGGGAAAAGCAAGCTGAGGGTGGTCTGGTCCActgtccctgtccccagccaCAGGAACAGGCCAGGCCAGGTCCTCTGTGAGCTCCACACCAGGCAGGACTGGCTACAGAACTCGATCAAAGTTACTAGGAATTTCACATCAAACAGTAGAGCATTAAACCTAGCACGGGGCCTTTCTGAGCTCGGGGCCCTTGAAGCATTCCCCGCTGGTGGGTCACACCTCCGTGCACCGCAGAGCGCTGCTCTGGGGCCTCGAACCCTCCGCAGGCCCAGGCACAGCTGTGCACACACTGGCGCAGTTGAGAACCGCAGCTCTAAGTGGGGTCACGTGGGGCCGAGCCTATCGCCTCCTCCGGACAGCTGGACACGGGCCGGGGTCTGCGGGACTGGGAGCGGCACGGCCAGCCATGTTCCCTAGTCTTTCAGGTGTTTATCCAGCACCTTCTCTGTCTAGGCTTTGTTTGACTCCAGGCCGAGTCGGACTGTCTCAGGTCCCTGGACCCCGAccctgctctccttccttccctcaaaCCTGTGCCCTAGCCCCCGCGATGCTGCGAGGGGAGCCCCCAATCTTCAGCAGGCCTCCTAGGGACACAGTTCTCTGTCCCCCTCATTCCTCAGTCCTGTCGCTCATGTTCCTCCAACACCCCAGCCACACTCCTGCCTCCTTCCGGGCCTTTGCCTCATTGCTTGccatttattctgcttttttatttccttcaaggTACTTGTTTCCAGAGGCGTGTACGGCCTCCCTCTTCTGCTAGGTGGGACCTTGGATGTTTTGCTCAAGCTGTAAGGCCGGGCAAGCAGAGGGCTCTCGGgaagtgtttgttgagtgaatgcaCGATGAAAGGGAGGTGAGGAGAGCGAGCTCTCCACCAGACAGGGGGCCCTTGGAGCGCCCTTTGGAAACTTTAAAGTGCGGTCTAGACTTGTTTCCTAGAGGCCAGGGAAGGCGGCCATCACCCGGCCGCGTGATCTTGGGCAAGCTGAGTCCCTTCGCTGGGCCTCAATTTCCCTTTCCGTGGCAGACAGGGCCTCTCGGGGGCTGCCCAGCCCGGGCCAGGAGGTTCTTGGGCGGGGTGGGCGGAGCCTTTGCCCGGGGCGCCGGCAGCCGCGGCTCTCCGCCTACAAGTCCCAGAGCCGCCCGCTCCCGGCCCCTCCCGGCCCGCGCCCGGCTCCGCCCACCCCGCGCCCCGAGCCCCTCCCGGCGAAACCCCCGCGCGGGAGGAGCGCCGGCCTGGAGCGCGGCTGCACGCCGGGTGGCTGGCGTCCGCGGAGCACGTGCTGGCGCCGCGGGGGCCTGGGGTTCCCCAGCCGGGGGCGACCGCCCGGGGCGGAGACACAGGCTCGGAAAAGCGGAAAGCGCGGGGTTCTGGAGGGGCGTCTGTCCACCCCGGGCCAGGCGGGCTCGCTGCGTGCACCTCGCGCTCCTGCCTGGCCCGGAagggggacccccccccccccggcgggAGGCCCTATGTGCCTTAACGCGCGGATGCCTGGGTAGGGGTTCCTTCGCTTGTTCACCCCTGGGTTTCTGCATCCCCGACCTCTCCCGTCGGGTGGCCGCATTTCCCCGTGCCCCCATTTCCGCTTGGGAATCCGCTATTCACCCATTCACCGGACATATCCTTATTAATGGTCCATTAGGGGTCAGGCCAGGGTTCCAAGCCCCAGGACACTGCAGGTAGGAAACAAGCATACACCACGACCACCCGCCCCAAGGGCTTACATTTCAGGAGTGCagagagatgaatgaatgaatggtgaatATTATGTTTGTATTTAGGTAATTTTTctagggtggggagaagggagcaaAGAAGAGGAGCAGAGAGTGATAGGTGTTCTTTAGAGTCAAGGAAGGCCTATGGGAACTGGTGAGAGCCAGAGCCATTGGAGGACAGGGAACAGCAGTGAGAACAGAATGCAAAGGCTCAGAGCCACCAACATTTATCCAACATTTTTTGAGCGCTGGGGACTTTCATGTGGTCGATCCTCACACACCACTAATAATGATAAAGTTCATTGTTTGGGGCCAGGTCCTTGACTAGGTGACCTTACATATATTAGATGACTTCACCTCAAAACAGTCTTTGTGATCTGTAAGTACCATTGACCCAGTTTGAAAAGGGGGGGGGCGTAAATGATAGCCGATCTATGAGCTCATTTATTCTCCCCACAGCCTTGAAGGAAGACTTGTCTCCCCACTTTGAGGGCTGGgcgtgggggcgggaggggaccacagagagattaagtgaagTGAGAATGAAGCAGAAGTCTTGGGGGAAAGCCCAGACTCACGACTCCAGTCTGGAAACATGGGTCCTTgtctgagaccatgcctgggtgtGGGCActtgttgtgggttgaattgtgtctcccctcCAGagatgttcaagtcctaacccctaggACCCatgaatgtggccttatttggaggtagggtttttaataatataatcaaTT
This region includes:
- the RBM38 gene encoding RNA-binding protein 38 isoform X1, with the protein product MLLQPAPCAPSAGFPRPPAAPGAMHGSQKDTTFTKIFVGGLPYHTTDASLRKYFEGFGDIEEAVVITDRQTGKSRGYGFVTMADRAAAERACKDPNPNIDGRKANVNLAYLGAKPRSLQTGFAIGVQQLHPTLIQRTYGLTPHYIYPQAIVQPSVVIPAAPVPSLSSPYIEYTPASPAYAQYPPATFDQYPYAASPATAASFVGYGYPAAVPQALSAAAPAGAAFVQYQAPQLQPDRMQ
- the RBM38 gene encoding RNA-binding protein 38 isoform X2 codes for the protein MLLQPAPCAPSAGFPRPPAAPGAMHGSQKDTTFTKIFVGGLPYHTTDASLRKYFEGFGDIEEAVVITDRQTGKSRGYGFVTMADRAAAERACKDPNPNIDGRKANVNLAYLGAKPRSLQTGFAIGVQQLHPTLIQRTYGLINTTEMC
- the RBM38 gene encoding RNA-binding protein 38 isoform X3, translated to MLLQPAPCAPSAGFPRPPAAPGAMHGSQKDTTFTKIFVGGLPYHTTDASLRKYFEGFGDIEEAVVITDRQTGKSRGYGFVTMADRAAAERACKDPNPNIDGRKANVNLAYLGAKPRSLQTGFAIGVQQLHPTLIQRTYGGNAL